TCAAAGATGAAGGTGCAACTGTCATCGCTGCCGACATTAATGAAGATGCATTGAAAAAGGTATCTGAAATTGAAGGTATTCACGGGAAAAAACTTGATGTAACAAATGAAGATGATTGGGCAAACATGCTTAAAGAAGTTAAAGAGGAATTTGGCGCTATTGACATTTTAATCAATAATGCCGGCGTCAGTACTGAAAAACAACTTCATGAAACAGACTATGCTGTTTGGGAATTCATGCTCAAAATCAATGGTTTTGGTACAATGATGGGCATGAAACATACGCTGCCTTATATGAAAGAAGCTGGGAAAGGTGCGATTGTTAACCTGTCATCTGTTACAGCACTTGTTGGTATGGGACTTAACACGTATACTGCGGCTAAGGGCTCTGTCAGGGCTATCACAAAAGCAGCAGCAACCGAATATGGCCAATTCAATGTACGCATCAACGCCGTATTCCCTGGTGTGATTCAAACACCTATGACAGAAGGTCTTGAATCGAGTTCTGAACAGTTACAACGCATCAATGCCATGACACCTCTTCAACGTCTCGGCAAGCCTGAAGAAGTCGGCAACGCCATTCTGTTCCTAGCCAGTGACGAAGCATCCTTCATTACCGGCGCAGAACTCGCCATCGACGGCGGCTATTCAGCATTGTAAAACACTGCTTCCTATAGCTTAATTAAGACACAATATCCGTAAACTGCGAACTAAGCTTGTACGAGGAAAGCCGTCGCTCCGAAAATACATTTCGCTTTCCGCGGGCACGGCCTCAGCCTCCTCGCGGAAAGACCACCGCTGTGGGGTCTTCGGACTCGTGCTGTTCCCGCAGGAGTCTTCATGTATTTTCTCCGCTATATGGGTGCCCCCTATTTTTGGCATGTTTGTGGGCGGCTAACATTAGCGAATTGCTCTATAATAAAGGGAATAGAACACATACCTCACCAAGCTCGGGGAAAACACGGAGACTCCTGTGGGAGGAAAAGCCTCGGTGAGACCCCGGAGCGCGGTAGCGCGAGGAGGCTCAGCAGCGCCCACTGGACGCGGAGTGTTTTCCCCGAGCGGTTGCCAGAAGCAGTCATTCCAAGTTTTCACTGGTTCGTAGTTTGTGTCTCTATGCATTAGAGTTTAACTGTATTTTTTAAAAGTATAAGTATTGAAGCGGCGCTGAGGTAATTGTCAGCGCCGCTTTTCATGGTAGGTGTTTGGCTTTTTCATTATTGCAGGTGTTCTGGTGGTGGGTTGATGTGTGATTTCCGATCTACTTCTATAAATAGGTGGCCGCTTTTTGCCTCGTTTAATTGTGTTTGAAGCTCTTGCAGCTGTTTTTGCAGCTCTGAGGTATCTGGTATGGCAGAAATCCTGGCTAAAGACGACTCAATAGAGCTCGCGAAAGCCTGGAATTCTTTCTTTGTAACCGGTTGGGCTTCCGGTTTCAACATATAACCGATCTGTCCGTTCGGTTCCAGTGTTGCCCAAGCCACATCCTTCGTACGAGCAATGTTGTTCTGTCTAAGATTGGTTTCCAGCTGATCAACTGTCATCCGTACCTTCTTCAATTCCTTTTCCTGAAGGACTCCATCTTTAATGACAACTTTGGACTTACCGATCAACAGTTTCTCTAGCCAGTTACCTTTGATTTGAGCAAACTCAATGATGACAAGCGTTAAAACAAGAGCGGCCCCCACTGCTATCGTCATCCAAATGTTTTTATCCGCAAGAGGCTGAATAAGCAACGAACCAATCCCAATCATTAACACCGTCTGCGGCAGGGTCATCTGAGATATGGACTTCCTCCCGGCTATACGCAATAAAGTGGTTCCCGCAATAACAATCACAACCGCCTTCCAAATCCATTCCATAAAATATGCCTCCTCACGAACGTCATCTCAAATTAGTTTGCCGCAGGAAGTATACTTTATTCCATGAAAAAAGTTGACATGCTATAGCATGTCAACTTAACAACTTAAGATTTCACAACTAAAGTTTTAGCCATCATATCATGCAGCGCCTGTTTTTTTGATGTGAAGCCTGCCATGATAAATCCGATATAGAAGATCATACCTGATATAAATAATGCGAAGTAACGCCCCACACCTTTCAGAAAGGAAATACGACCGCCGTCTTCATTGATCACCTTAATGCCTACAACCTTCTTGCCGACCGTTCCTTGCCATTTGGATGCATGCATACCCGCAAAATAAAGCACACCAAGTATCCCCGCAATCAAATAAATAATTATAACAATCCCAGTCATCGCAGAGTCATACTCATACGCGGTCATGTAAGGGTTGGTCATTTCAATTAATATAGCTCCGATAAAAAAGCCGATAAATCCGATAATCATCATTGGAATAGCGAGAATAACACCATCAATCATATAAGCCGCAAAACGCATCCAAAATCCCGCATACTTGGTCCCTTTAATACTTACTAGTTCTCTGTGGCAGTTCACACACATTTCCTGATTGGGCTTTGTGGGAGTCCCACAATCCTGACAAAATTGATCGCCGTTCAACGGACGAAACCCACAGTTCGTACAGAATTCGGCTCCTTGTGAAACATGACTGCCACATTGTCTGCAATACATTCTTAACTTCACCTCAACTTACTGTTTAGAAGAATTCCCACTCCCCAACTTGTTTGCCATCTTGCTTCTTTTTAGCAATTAAGTAGGCATCAACAATTGAAAGCGGCACTGTAATAAACCAAAAAAGCGTAAACACAAATAAAAAGAACAGATTTACAAATATAATAATGACGCCTTTCGCAACCTGCCCTAACAAAATTTGACCTAACCCTGGAAGAATAAATGACAATAATACCATAAGCCACGGTTCTTGAGGCACAGCGCCAGAGGTTGAAGGGTTCTTCTTCACTGCAGCCCCGCACGACACGCACATTTCCTGTCGTTCATTCACGGCTGCTCCGCAATGATAACAATGTCTGATGACACGAAACGGCCTGACACCGCATTTTGGGCAGATCTCAGCCTTATCAGAAATCCGCTCGCCGCAGTTTGGACAATACATATAGATCCAACCTCCTTTTTACAAGACCGACAAAATAAATTCTGCCATCTGCTTCCCATGATTCGCTCCCAGCACACCAATGCCATACAGAACAAAAACGATACCAATTCCACCTGTTATACCTGTTACAAAGCGGCGAGCATTCGTGCTTTCGAGCTTACCTGCATATTGAATGCTTCCATCTATAACAAATGGAAGCATTAATATGGCAGCAATCCAAAACGAGATTGCGCCGAACAGAATCCCGTAAACAATCCCAATCACATACCCCAACAAAATACCGGTGCACCTGGCACAAAGTGGAAATTGACGACCTCTGTAAAAAAAGGATCGCTCTGGCAGACGATGGCAGACGAACAATATATTCAGTGCTTTTTGCATATTTCATCTACCTTTGAAAAACAGATTTTTAGACACTGCCAAGCATAGCGAGGAAAAAGGTAAACACAAAGAATAAAATGTAAATACCTACAACAATTGCAGTGCCGGCAATTGCCCATTTACCAGCTGACTTAGCCGATAATGGTTTTTCGTCTTTCCAAACAATATAAAGAATTAAGCCTAGAATTGGAACACAGCACGATGCGACATTAATGAGGGCACTTGGCTCATCCGGCCCTGCTGTACCAGCAACATTTCCTCCAGCACTTTTCAGGCGGGCGCCACAATTGACACATAACTCTTGCTCGGCCTTCGTCTCAACGCCACATGACTGGCAGTAATTGGTACTGTTGAGCGGCCTGACACCACAATTCGGGCAAACATCCGTGTGTTCGCCAACTTCATTCCCACATTCTCTGCAATACATGTTTGTCTCTCCCCCAATTATGAATTGTTATTAGAAAATCATTCTAATCTATAACTCAATAAACAATCATAGCCTAATCAAGCAAAAATATCCATATATTTGTAGAAAAAAGTCGAAACTCGGTACTTAGCGACTATGGTTTTGAGCGGATTATTGGTTTTATAAAGCTATGAAACGTATATTGCTTAACAAGGAGGTATGTAAAATGAACACACTATCATTATATAGACCATCAGGAAAGAAAATGCTTAACAATATACCGTTATCTGTTCTCGATCTCATACCTGTCAAAGATACCGGCAGTGCTCAGGAATCTTTAGCAGCAAGTGCCGAACTTGCAAAACACGTTGACCAATTAGGCTTTAACCGGTATTGGGTAGCGGAACACCACAACCACCCCGGGATCGCGAGTTCAGCCACCTCTGTCGTGATCGGACATTTAGCTGAACAGACCGAACATATCCGTGTGGGCTCGGGCGGGGTCATGCTGCCTAATCACGCCAGTCTCGTCATAGCTGAACAATTCGGGACGCTCGCTGCGATGTACCCAGATCGGATTGATCTCGGTCTTGGACGCGCTCCCGGAACAGACCAGATCACAGCTTTTGCACTGAGAAGAACGCTCAATCAGAGTGTTGAGGATTTTCCACTACAGGTTGAGGAATTGGAATCTTATTTCACCGGTGATGCGCGTGTTAAAGCGATCCCGGGTATTGGAGAGAACATTCCACTCTGGTTGCTCGGCTCCAGTGGTTTCAGCGCACGACTGGCAGCGGAAACCGGGCGACCTTTTTCCTTCGCCAGCCACTTTGCCGGCGAAAACACCCTGCCAGCACTTGAAATCTATCGGAATAATTTTCAGCCGAGTCAAGCGCTAAAAGAACCTTATGTCATGCTTGGGGCAAGTGTGATTGCAGCAGACACCGATCAGAAAGCACAGTGGATCGCTTCGTCTCAGCAACAAATGCGTGAAAGCTTAAGACGTGGCAATCCTGGGCGTTTACAACCACCGGTCGGTGAGGTAGAAGATTATCAAACCGCACCAATGCCCATCCCAGGGCCTGGCGCCATTGAGCCGAGTATTGCGGGCGGACCAGACACTGTCAGAAAAGGCCTTGAAGACCTGATTGAAAAGACGGGTGCCGACGAACTCATTATTACCGAACAAACCTATCATCAAGAAGACCGTCTGCGCTCCTATGAGATCATCGGAGACTTAATGTCATAGCGAAAAGCAAAAAACCGCAGTTCTATAATAGAATTGCGGTTTTTTCGTTATATTAGTTACTAACTATTAACTCCGTCAGTGCAAGTGGCTCCACATAAACGCCTTCTTTAAAAGCACGCATATTGCCGCCAGAGATTTCATCAATCAGCAGAATGTCGCCATGTTGATCCCGGCCAAACTCGAGCTTAATATCATACAAATCAATATTCCGCTCGGCAAGCTCGTCTTTCACCAAGCACGCAATTTCCTGAGTCCTCTGTTTTAAAATGCTGTATTCCGCCTTTGATAAAATACCGAGCATATCAAGCGCATCTTCACTAATCGGAGGGTCTTGACGCTCATCATCCTTCAATGTGACTTCAACAAATGCATCTAGCGCCTGTCCCTCTTCAGCGTATTTCCCATAACGCCGCATAAAACTGCCCGTCGCCCTGAAACGACAGATCACTTCAAGCCCTTCACCAAACAGAGTGGCAGGGACCACAGTCATCGTCTGCGCATCGATATCTGCCTCGACGAAGTGCGTTGGAATGCCTGCTTCAAGGCATTTCTTAAAAAAGTACGTGGTCAGCCTAAGCCCTGCTTTTCCAGCGCCTTCAATGGATAAACCGACCGTGTTGGCGCCAGGGTCAAACACCCCATCCTCACCGGTCACGTCATCTTTGAACTGCAACAAATAGTTCCCGCTATCAAGTGCATAAACATCCTTTGTTTTTCCAGTATAAACTTTATTCATCGGCCGACCCCTCACTTGTTTTCTTGTACATAGTCACTCATATTATGGCACAGCCTAGACTCACATGTAAATGTCCATTGGATATATTGACTAAAATCCGGGTTGAGTGGTTTAACAAATAAAATGAAAAGTAGCTTACTTTTGCACAGGAGTGTTGCTATTTAATTCATAGTATCCGTAAACTGCGAACTAACTAGACAGATTTTATGACTACCACCGGCAACCGCTCGGGGAAAACACTCCGCGTCCAGTGGGCGCTGATGAGCCTCCTCGGTCTGACGACCTCCGGGGTCTCATCTAGGCTTTTTGCTCCCAGTCGAGTAAGCGGGAATACTCTCTAGTTTTCGAGAGTATTCCTCACTCCTCACAGAACCGTGCGTGCAGTATTACCGCACACGGCTCTTCCTATCATCATTTACAAAATATAGCTAATCTCGTTTCTTAGTTCGTAAATGTTCACTTTCATTTTCGGCTTGGGCAAGGGGTATTTTCTTAAGAATAAGTTGAATTTATCCCAACTAAAAGATTTCCTTTGACTCCGTCGATTCATCCACTTAAATAACAATTGCTTGACCCGGTAGAGGAATTCCTCCACCGCCAACGTATTATCTGTAATACAATAATAGTTGTAATATCCTTTAAGTGACCGATCGAGTCTTGCCATAATCTCTTGAATATCTCTGTTTCGATTGGCTTTCAGCCACTCCTTTTGATTCGCTAGCTTGGCTTTCATTTTCTTGCGACTGGTCTTTCGTTTAACACGAAAGTTACCGGTTCGGCTTTTACTGCAATAGTGCGTGAAGCCAAGAAAATCAAATGTAGATGGCTTTCCAGATCCTCCATTTCCAGCGTTTCGACCAAATGAAATGATACTTGTTTTGTCTTCAGCTATTTCCAAGCCAAATTTGGCTAGTCTTTTAATTAATGCTGAGTAGAAAGCTTTTGCTTCGTCCTCATACTGAAAACAACATACAAAGTCATCGGCATAGCGCACGATGTATGCATGTCCTTTGCATTGCTTCTTGACCCGTTTCTCAAACCATAGGTCTAGTACATAGTGCAAATACACATTCGCTAAAATGGGGGAAATGATCCCTCCTTGCGGAGTCCCTTTATCCGTATCAAAATACTTTCCTTCCTCCATGTAACCTCCCTTAAGGAAGCGTCGGATGATTCTTAAGAGGTTCGGGTCTTTGATACGATGGTTCAGAAACTTCATCATCCAGTCATGATCGACATTGTCAAAGAATCCTTTAATATCAGCATCCACCACAAAGTTGGTGGGGCGCTTTTCAATATATACATTCAGGATTTTCAACGCATCATGACAGTTTCTGTTAGGGCGGAAGCCAAAAGAGCTTTCAAGAAAATCATTCTCATATATGGCATTAAGAATCTTCCCTATAGCCCGTTGAACAATCTTATCCTCATGGTCAGGGATACCTAAAGGTCTTTTCTTTCTCGAGCCCGGCTTATCAATGTAAGTGCGTCTGACTGGTACAGGGCGGTAAGCATTGTTCTTAAGCCGTTTGACCAGATCATCGACATTTTCATTGAGGTTATCGCCGTAGCCTTCCTTAGAAATTCCTTTTGTACCTCTGGCTTTTTCACTAGGCAATTCATAATGACATTGTTTAAGATTGTTCACGTTTAAGAGATGTGCCAATGACGTAAACGCCATATTCTTATCTTTCTTAGCTAATTCTGCTATCCTTGTTAGTTTCGTTTCCATCATTAATTCCACCTCTGGGTGTAGATAATGTTTCCCTTTCAAGGTCGATGACAGGTAGCGGCCTTCCCTCCATCGGAGTTACCCGATTTCTTTGGTACTATGCCGCTATCCGACTTCCTTTAGACATCTGACAGCCCTTACTTTATTATCGCTTGTTCGTCATTACTCTTCGTCAGAAGAGATCTAAAGGACCTCCCGAGTTGCCATAATATATCAATGTGTGACGTGCCGAGGTCACCGACTCCGAGGAAGCTGTTATGATCTTGCCTTGTCGATCATAGCAATGTTGCCTTCTATGCTCCTGAGCATATCGACCTTCCTGAAAGCACGAATTTCGGAGCTCAATCCCTTCAACCGCTTGGCTTACGGCCCATCACCTCGCTGTCTACGCTTAAGGGCAAATGTTACCATTTGCCGTCCAAGACTCGCTACGAGCGAATGGCTAGTTCTTTCTCGACGGGGATTCCACCCGTTATATATTACGACCTATGCTCGGCCGCACCAGGAGTCTCCGTGTTTTCCCCGAGCTGAGTGATAAGGATTTACCCTCTTCGCTTCTTTTAGGAATAGAACGGCTCAAGCACTGACTAACATAAAGTGATTGGAGCGGAGGGAAGTCGACTCCTGCGGGAACAGCACGAGTCCGAAGACCCCGCAGTGAGCGGTCTTTGCGAGCGAGGAGGCTGAGGCCGTGCCCGCGGAAAGCGACTTCCCGCAGCGCAAATCACGATTCTCATACAAACATATATGGTGTTTGACTTAGTTATATCGGCGTTTACAACTCATATATCGGAAAACCACGTGAAATCACCATACGAGTAGTAACTTAAAACTTCTTAGGCCAGGGGGGTTGCTTTTTGAATTTTTACTAGTTCGCAGCAAAATGGATCTATCTGAGGGAGTTTGTGTCTATTGTTCATTAAGAAGGTTAGTAATCTTGCTTTTGGATAAAAGTAAAAGACAAGACCGCCAGAAGTGCTATGGAGCCAAAGACAACCCCATATTGAAGCAACTCCAAATTATGGGACCCGATATAGATCGGAAAGAAATAGAGCGGTAGGTGCTCAATGCTAGATGCCAAAAACGCTGGCAAGTCAGCCTGAAGCAGCGTATCTAAGAGGTTTGGCAGGAAGGACACAGCCAAAACTGCCACAACAAACAATACGGTGACCTTTCTATAGAAGAGACTGATCGTGAAGAACAAAGCTGCGTAAAACATCGTAAACAAAACATAATTTAAAATCGATTTCCAATACAACATCTGCTCCACATCAACCCCAGTATAGATCTTGGTGATATAAACCGTTACCGCACAAGCGATTCCAAATATCAAACCAACAATCCCAAAGCCAATCATTTTGGACAAGCCATATTTCACACGGTTGGTTTTCGTGTTTAACAGTAAGCTAATGGTTTCACTAGAGAGATCCACAGAGAATAGACGCATCCCAATAACGGCACTGAATATGCTTCCGAACATGGCGTAAAATGATGTGATATGACTCATTGTAAACGGACCGCTCAAATGTTTAATGGAATAAGCGATTCCGAATGCCGCCAGAAATGATAAACCAAGTGCTAAATATAGCAACCAACTGGATATGATTCGTTTGACGTCAAAAGCAACGAGCTTAGACACTTTCATTGAGCTACACCTCCATGCTGCTTAGTCATATTAAAATAATGGTCCTTTAATGTGTGCTTCTCGGTTGAAATATATTTAGGAAATACATTTTCCTCTGCGAACTGGCTGAGTAATGGGGACATATCTTCTGTATAAGGAATTTTAATGGTCATTTCCTCTGCTTCAACTTTTTCGAACGCCTTCTTCGCGATACTAATTGCAACTGCTTTATCTTCAGGGTGTACTTTAATTACAATAGATCCCGATTGAGCCAGCTGTGTTACTTCAATTTGACTCTCGATGACGCCTTGGTCGATAAAGACGATTTCATCACTCACTTGCTCAATATCTTCCAGCTTATGACTGGAAATCAGAACACCCATCTGGAATTCCTCAGCCAGATGTTTAATGGTTTTCAGAACCTCCTGTGAACTGTCAGGGTCCATACCGTTTGTTGGTTCGTCCAAAATCAAATAGTGCGGTTTTTTCAGCATAGACAACACAATACCTAATTTTTGCTTCATCCCCATTGAATAGGTTCGTACCTTTTTATAAATGTACGTCTTCATTCCCAAAGTTTCTAATAAATAATTGACATAATCAAGGTCATGGACGCCGTACACCTCAGAAAAATAAACGATATTATACCCGCCGCTTCGATGCTGATAAGCTTTTGGATGTTCAATGAGATAACCGAGCGTCTGACCTCTGCTTTCCAACTGACCGTCAAATTTTTGTATGATCTGACAGAGAACCTTCATCAAGGTTGTTTTCCCAGCTCCATTTTTGCCTATTAAGCCAGTTATAACACCCCTTTTAATGTCCAGATCAATATCGTCAAGAATTAATTGTTTACCGTACATTTTACTGATATCTTTCACATGCATACTGCTCCACCCCTTTTATGAATCTGGTTCTTCCCAAAACAAATCATCGAGCGTTTTATTGAGCGTGTGGCAGATCGACAGGCACAATTTCAGCGTCGGATTATAATTCCCCATTTCAATTAGGCCAATTGTCTGACGCGAGACTCCAACACGTTCAGCAAGCTCGGCCTGTGACAGGTCATGTTCCACCCTCGCCATTTTCAGCTTAATGTTTTTCATCGTCATCACCTGACTCATCGTCGTCAAGCATTTTATCCACGACCTCATCACTTTTCCGTTTGGCCACCTCATTCGTTACAACCAAGATAATGATAAAAAACGGCAAGTAAATCATCAGGGATACAAATGCCACCATGAAAAAGTAATAAATGCTTTGGCCCACACCATCCGCATATTGCACAGCACTGTTAATTCCGAAAGCAAGTGCCATGCCGATGCCAAGTGCAATACTTATGACAAGAGTTTTCTTGCGCATCGACCATTTGCTTGTGCGGTCATGCAATTCGACTTCAGCTGAGTATATGCCCAGTCGTGCCGAACGAAATAAATAATAAACGCCGCCCCCG
This sequence is a window from Lentibacillus sp. JNUCC-1. Protein-coding genes within it:
- a CDS encoding SDR family NAD(P)-dependent oxidoreductase, translating into MGRLQDKIAIITGGASGIGERLAMLFKDEGATVIAADINEDALKKVSEIEGIHGKKLDVTNEDDWANMLKEVKEEFGAIDILINNAGVSTEKQLHETDYAVWEFMLKINGFGTMMGMKHTLPYMKEAGKGAIVNLSSVTALVGMGLNTYTAAKGSVRAITKAAATEYGQFNVRINAVFPGVIQTPMTEGLESSSEQLQRINAMTPLQRLGKPEEVGNAILFLASDEASFITGAELAIDGGYSAL
- a CDS encoding DUF421 domain-containing protein, coding for MEWIWKAVVIVIAGTTLLRIAGRKSISQMTLPQTVLMIGIGSLLIQPLADKNIWMTIAVGAALVLTLVIIEFAQIKGNWLEKLLIGKSKVVIKDGVLQEKELKKVRMTVDQLETNLRQNNIARTKDVAWATLEPNGQIGYMLKPEAQPVTKKEFQAFASSIESSLARISAIPDTSELQKQLQELQTQLNEAKSGHLFIEVDRKSHINPPPEHLQ
- a CDS encoding RDD family protein; translated protein: MCVNCHRELVSIKGTKYAGFWMRFAAYMIDGVILAIPMMIIGFIGFFIGAILIEMTNPYMTAYEYDSAMTGIVIIIYLIAGILGVLYFAGMHASKWQGTVGKKVVGIKVINEDGGRISFLKGVGRYFALFISGMIFYIGFIMAGFTSKKQALHDMMAKTLVVKS
- a CDS encoding zinc ribbon domain-containing protein, with the translated sequence MYCPNCGERISDKAEICPKCGVRPFRVIRHCYHCGAAVNERQEMCVSCGAAVKKNPSTSGAVPQEPWLMVLLSFILPGLGQILLGQVAKGVIIIFVNLFFLFVFTLFWFITVPLSIVDAYLIAKKKQDGKQVGEWEFF
- a CDS encoding DUF2085 domain-containing protein, which codes for MQKALNILFVCHRLPERSFFYRGRQFPLCARCTGILLGYVIGIVYGILFGAISFWIAAILMLPFVIDGSIQYAGKLESTNARRFVTGITGGIGIVFVLYGIGVLGANHGKQMAEFILSVL
- a CDS encoding LLM class flavin-dependent oxidoreductase is translated as MNTLSLYRPSGKKMLNNIPLSVLDLIPVKDTGSAQESLAASAELAKHVDQLGFNRYWVAEHHNHPGIASSATSVVIGHLAEQTEHIRVGSGGVMLPNHASLVIAEQFGTLAAMYPDRIDLGLGRAPGTDQITAFALRRTLNQSVEDFPLQVEELESYFTGDARVKAIPGIGENIPLWLLGSSGFSARLAAETGRPFSFASHFAGENTLPALEIYRNNFQPSQALKEPYVMLGASVIAADTDQKAQWIASSQQQMRESLRRGNPGRLQPPVGEVEDYQTAPMPIPGPGAIEPSIAGGPDTVRKGLEDLIEKTGADELIITEQTYHQEDRLRSYEIIGDLMS
- a CDS encoding phosphoribosylaminoimidazolesuccinocarboxamide synthase, whose translation is MNKVYTGKTKDVYALDSGNYLLQFKDDVTGEDGVFDPGANTVGLSIEGAGKAGLRLTTYFFKKCLEAGIPTHFVEADIDAQTMTVVPATLFGEGLEVICRFRATGSFMRRYGKYAEEGQALDAFVEVTLKDDERQDPPISEDALDMLGILSKAEYSILKQRTQEIACLVKDELAERNIDLYDIKLEFGRDQHGDILLIDEISGGNMRAFKEGVYVEPLALTELIVSN
- the ltrA gene encoding group II intron reverse transcriptase/maturase, translated to MMETKLTRIAELAKKDKNMAFTSLAHLLNVNNLKQCHYELPSEKARGTKGISKEGYGDNLNENVDDLVKRLKNNAYRPVPVRRTYIDKPGSRKKRPLGIPDHEDKIVQRAIGKILNAIYENDFLESSFGFRPNRNCHDALKILNVYIEKRPTNFVVDADIKGFFDNVDHDWMMKFLNHRIKDPNLLRIIRRFLKGGYMEEGKYFDTDKGTPQGGIISPILANVYLHYVLDLWFEKRVKKQCKGHAYIVRYADDFVCCFQYEDEAKAFYSALIKRLAKFGLEIAEDKTSIISFGRNAGNGGSGKPSTFDFLGFTHYCSKSRTGNFRVKRKTSRKKMKAKLANQKEWLKANRNRDIQEIMARLDRSLKGYYNYYCITDNTLAVEEFLYRVKQLLFKWMNRRSQRKSFSWDKFNLFLRKYPLPKPKMKVNIYELRNEISYIL
- a CDS encoding ABC transporter permease subunit, encoding MKVSKLVAFDVKRIISSWLLYLALGLSFLAAFGIAYSIKHLSGPFTMSHITSFYAMFGSIFSAVIGMRLFSVDLSSETISLLLNTKTNRVKYGLSKMIGFGIVGLIFGIACAVTVYITKIYTGVDVEQMLYWKSILNYVLFTMFYAALFFTISLFYRKVTVLFVVAVLAVSFLPNLLDTLLQADLPAFLASSIEHLPLYFFPIYIGSHNLELLQYGVVFGSIALLAVLSFTFIQKQDY
- a CDS encoding ABC transporter ATP-binding protein; amino-acid sequence: MHVKDISKMYGKQLILDDIDLDIKRGVITGLIGKNGAGKTTLMKVLCQIIQKFDGQLESRGQTLGYLIEHPKAYQHRSGGYNIVYFSEVYGVHDLDYVNYLLETLGMKTYIYKKVRTYSMGMKQKLGIVLSMLKKPHYLILDEPTNGMDPDSSQEVLKTIKHLAEEFQMGVLISSHKLEDIEQVSDEIVFIDQGVIESQIEVTQLAQSGSIVIKVHPEDKAVAISIAKKAFEKVEAEEMTIKIPYTEDMSPLLSQFAEENVFPKYISTEKHTLKDHYFNMTKQHGGVAQ
- a CDS encoding helix-turn-helix transcriptional regulator; amino-acid sequence: MKNIKLKMARVEHDLSQAELAERVGVSRQTIGLIEMGNYNPTLKLCLSICHTLNKTLDDLFWEEPDS
- a CDS encoding DUF6773 family protein; this translates as MGIFKRKKNEDERIVNVRNKIYAELYIVVIVICMSSIIIKQFVYDMSTEHNRIYTELIILIGGGVYYLFRSARLGIYSAEVELHDRTSKWSMRKKTLVISIALGIGMALAFGINSAVQYADGVGQSIYYFFMVAFVSLMIYLPFFIIILVVTNEVAKRKSDEVVDKMLDDDESGDDDEKH